The following nucleotide sequence is from Schistosoma mansoni strain Puerto Rico chromosome 4, complete genome.
cgcctcgtttggtggatcagtcgtcaccggccatggggggcaggaaaaactggttgatgttgccggagcagaggccagttgaactgcccttcgaaaaattccgcccatcgtccaagacgtcgagagatgttagtgattggcatcccgtcatcctcgtagattgtttcactcacaccagacttcttgctgccagtggctcggatgagttggaagagcttccggcagttaccagatgcagctgctgttTCCATCTCATtggcacgctccgaccaccaggcttctcggtccttacgcaagctttgcccaatttcactacgtaacagccttcgtttgtggtcaaactcacggtcacccggagtagaccgacgggcttccatcagttgtaaggagccagaagaaacccagtgcttgtaagcgggacgttttgcgaagccgcaagcggctttactcgccattttcatggcgtcatgaaggTGCAaataatgctcatctatacttttcggtggggtggtagctagctccgctcgatatttacttgcaacagaagttgcagccagtttactaacatcgatccgttgatggcggtcaatccttcggccactgaaaagtaaggtgagattggcgcagaccagggcatgatcagactccagataggtactccaaaaggagcggcagtcttgtacacaaccacgccagcggtagctgatcgcgatgtgatcaatctgagtccaggcttgggatgcagagggaggacgccaggtggcacaccggcgatgactgtgccggaagttagtgctagccagaaactggttgtggtctgtgcacagttgcagcaaacagtccccgttatctgtcctgcgaccaacaagtccccatcggccacctaaacgactctttTCTGTGCCTAGACACCCGACTTGTGCATTCAAGtttccggctaatactacaatatctatcgaacgcgctttctggagaactGTTAACTATTGGTGGTTACTCATTTGATGGTTACTTAATATACCACATATGCTACTATGTCTGTATACTCAAAGTTACAGAAAAGCCTAAAGATGTTGAGCAGTAGAAAAGATGGAAACTGGTACATTTAGCATCATCAGTGAACTGCCTTATGAAAAACATGCGTACAAAAAAGTGATTGAAAACCTAAGTTGACAAAATTGGGAACCGAAGTAAAGTATTACGAATATCTATCCATTCTGAAATACTAACCAGATCACATGTCATTCATAAACGAACACGTGAACGCACTAACACCTACATATTTAAAATTATGAAGAGACACACTAATTCCGTACCGAAAAACAatatgatatatgtatataatcacaagaataagaaattgacaTAATAGTAATAAGATCTAAACTGGTCTAGAGAAAACAACAAGGAAAAACACTTAGAATACACAGTTATCATTATAGTTTGTTGATTTTAGGGATTTATGCTGCTAACCAGAGACAAATGCATTGGGTAATTTTTGTGCAAATAGATAAAGCATAAATAGTGGTTTACAATTAAGAATAAGCAGAGATAGAGTAGGTGGGTCTTTACAGATTCATAAAGTTGATGAAGTAAATGAAAAGAGGACATGACAGAAATAGACATGGACGAAAGTAAACGACAACCCACTATTATCAAACAACCACCTGTCCAATAACAACAGTCTTTTGTTTTATGACATATATGCTACCCTTGTGTACTGTCATGAAATAAAGGACTGTTCTTTTTTAACAAGCAGTTATCTGAGAATAGaacattgtttatttttcactGAATAGTAATTATGTTGATAAGAGACTCAGACTGTCGGCTGGATGGGATAATGAAGCCTTCGATGGAGCGGAAACAGCGACAGGATTAACCACAGACTCTACACCATTTGGAGATAAAATGGATTTTTTACGAACTGCAGGTACACTGTCAGGAGTAGCCATAGTTTCCCCTGTCGATTCATGAAGAATAGCTTCTTCTGTTTGGGGAGGGAGTACATGCTTTTGCTGCTGCAAAATCTTTGCTCTTGCCATATTGTAGTCTCCAGAATCGAAGTATTTATGCTATATAAAGTATTATTTACCCAAAAACAAAAGCAcaaacaagttataacatcagTGCATTAATAAAACTAtgatatttatatcattatcCATTACCGATATTAGTGAAAAAAACGGATGCTGCAAGCAGACCCCGGGAGAACAGGTCATAAAATTTCAGGAGCAAAATGTTACGAATGAATTACTTTTAACAGTTATTTAATGGAAATCAACGACTAGGTATCGGCTCGTGGATTGAACTTTGCGACGAAACTGTGTGGGTCATATTCATACTACACGATTGGCAGAAATGAAATATATGGAGATGTTTAGAACTGAAACCCATTGGTGAGTAAAAAGCTAAACCCCTACATCAAGTCACCTGAATATATTGAGTAACCACGATTGCTAATTAGGGCAATTTTGGAACAGTATGCAATTAGCTTTACTACAAGATATCTGTAGAATATGACTGGTCATTACGAAAGACATGCATAGGTAAGGTTTGAACTTGGAACTTATATTCTCAGAACTTTGGTGGCTGCATTTTGAGATATCGAATTGGTAGGATAGCACCATTACATAGTTTTAACCAACATATTGGAGCTAGTTCACAAAACGACGTCTCGTGAAGTTATGGATTGTTCTCAGATTTCGTTTGGTCAAGGGGCTGATCTAAACTAAGAGATTTAGAACTCAAACAACGTAGGAGACATCTTGatgggactataatttatggacgaactttTATCAACGCTAGAATTACCTTGaaaatgtccacctactaactagagctaaatgagggttatagaccagtgtgaggaattagaattataatTTACAGTCGACGGTTAGGAACAAGATTTGGGGTTTTCATGACAAAATGACATTAGCCATAATGCAGAAATAGCATTTAGTCAAATGAGTGAATGGATTTTGTGCTAAAATtcgagacctgttatcttaaatcttattggttcgtccataaattgtagtcacGCTGATATGTTAATAGTGAAAATTTGCAATGTAAACAAGGATGAGACACTTAAACGATGATCTAGCGAGATAGCTCGTTATTTTAGGCATGAATAGGATGCAACTGAGTGCTAGATAAACGGTCATGGAAAATCATGCCTGGAAAAATTAACTATTTGGAGTGGCGAAAAACTTACCTCCAGTTAATTCACAGTTCGGACTAACTCATTACCAGTTAGCAAAAATGGTGCCTTACAAAGACCAGACACTAAAGGGAGGCAATAAAATGTTGGGTCTAAGTCCTGGTAATTATCCACTGTATAAATTATTGAGATGAAATAATCCAAATATGACATCTATAATATATGAATGGTCCCCACATACTAATTTTGGGGAGATTCCATCATCCTAAACAGATACTTACATATTAAACTGTTAAAAAATAACAGAAGGAATGAGTTGCTTACTCCACGATTCAATCGCTTTTGCAATAGCAGGGAGCCAACACCTTGTTTGTTGAGACCTGGatattttgatttgattttacTTTCAAGCTCTTCCTCAACGGATGAAGTCATATTCTAGCATAAATTGAGTGACAACCAAACTGAACATACTACATTAACAGTCGGAGAAGTACTCTCCATTTGAGACCCTTTAAATAGTTCACTTGACTAGCCGCCGAATAATTTAACTCAAAAGAACAACAACAGAAATAAACTAACAatattttcagtttcagtttggaaaggacaggaggcttgatggcctgtgttagtcctggcaatgatggtctctcagctgatccaactttcttttgaaggagtcgacggatggagtctcaaccacgtgctgaggtaatgaattccactcgttgattattcgatgggaaagtcggtagtcagctgacaagtaattcgttctgggcttgtgaactttttggagtgtcctcgtagattttctgttttggaagacaagaaaaataagggtatatcaggtgcaaatttgtcattaagcaatttgaaaactgtaatcaagtcgcctctgattcttctatatgacagcgggaataggtttagcttggtcagtctagtaccatacgggagcttcgctattcagggaatcagcctagttgctgttctctgaaccctttccaagagttcactgtcttttttaggcaggggctagctgcttgtatgcagtactcaagtttagggcgtacgaacactgtatacaaagtcagaaacgttttagcgtcaagatgcctaaaagccctgcgtatggaccatgaagtcctaaaacctttggcggctattgcacggcagtgtgcagtagtctttatgtcttgactaacgatgacgcctaggtcattgtgtgcctggacaataggtaactcagtgttattcatcgtgtatgtatctgtaccctggttgccaatatgcatcacaatacacttggaagtgtttatcggcaattgccaggtttgggaccattcagataatctctccaggtcattttgaagtcctaagctatcgcccttgctttgtatcgctctccacatcttgacatcatcagcatagagtaagaccgatgatgatagtaggtgagggaggtcatttacgtacaggaggaataacactggccccaaaactgtaccctgggggactccactaagcacagtttcccagctagacaacttggagttcactcttactctttgttgacgcccaactaggaagtcttttatccacatcaatagattgcctccaatcccgacattccttagcttatataacagccggttatgcggaactttgtcaaaagctttgctgaaatcgatgtaagctacgtctatatgtaacttttggtccttaagagcgcaccagctttcacgagcgactaataagtttgtgagacaagagtaacctgttctaaaaccatgctgcttttcggagaggatccggttttcattcTCAATCTCAAATGTTTGTGAAAGGAATGGAAGAATCAGTTGATCTATTGGGTTTTGTGTCTGTTAGAAATGGATTATCAGTGTTTATAAGTGGAAAACGTGATATATGAAGACATGtcaaattttaaataaacaattttgtaTAGTAATTCACAACTCAATTATATCACTGAAATCACTCTACAAGTAGATCTCCAGATGATATGTGAATATATAGTGTTTCATGTCAAGTTTGAGGGTACATTGTGTTTTGGGATAGTGTGTTAGGAAATCTGGACAAGAAAGAAGCAAGTGAAAAAATGAACTGATAACTTAGTAAGCACATAGAGTGTACTTACATTCAGTTATAAAAGTAGCTGATACAGATTGCAAATATCACAGGCAAAAGATTTGGGCAGTTTGATACTCTAAACCAGAAGTTAGTAGAATAAGATCTCGAATGAGTTACAGCGATTTGTATCATACTGAGTCCCACAAACGCATTGCGTTCCCGCCTAAAAGACACGGAATAATTCCCAAACTTAGCCATTCTTGAGGAGTTGCATTTCGTGGTAAATACCTCCTACATGTGAAAATATTGGTGACTATATTGACCTAGTTAGTCTTAACGCATGTAACAAGCTGGATCTATTCAGTTAGTTTGACTGATGGACCTTTTCTTAAGCCCTCTGCATAGCCACTCTAGAAACTCACTTTTGTCTAACTCTTTCTACGATCAAATATATCATTCCTACTAATCATGACCGTCTGAGTTCTCGTTTGTCTTTCG
It contains:
- a CDS encoding putative camp-regulated phosphoprotein, which encodes MESTSPTVNNMTSSVEEELESKIKSKYPGLNKQGVGSLLLQKRLNRGHKYFDSGDYNMARAKILQQQKHVLPPQTEEAILHESTGETMATPDSVPAVRKKSILSPNGVESVVNPVAVSAPSKASLSHPADSLSLLST
- a CDS encoding putative camp-regulated phosphoprotein; translation: MESTSPTVNVNMTSSVEEELESKIKSKYPGLNKQGVGSLLLQKRLNRGHKYFDSGDYNMARAKILQQQKHVLPPQTEEAILHESTGETMATPDSVPAVRKKSILSPNGVESVVNPVAVSAPSKASLSHPADSLSLLST